A genomic region of Myxococcales bacterium contains the following coding sequences:
- a CDS encoding glycosyltransferase family 4 protein, translating to MKIGIVTEYFFPTIGGITENVHHTAMELLRRGHEIRLITGGTSESRGVGQEISDRIIHIGKSIPTFFNGSCGRISTGFDLSKRMRGILEAEQFDILHLHSPHFPTLPLIAAMQSSCPMVGTFHTCMNVKPLYMWYVKKIRPVVDRLDGKIAVSKICAEESAQYVGGPFEIIPNGVDVGWWKNGAKKIGKFDDGKINILFIGRPDTRNGLDILIRAFSNIHRRFRKTRLIVVGDGPLLFYFKSLVPDKISDSVFFEGSALEARRDYMKSSHIMCFTPEIASFGITILEGMSAGMPLIASDIEPFAELVTNEESALLINPKSVDEMEHALARLINDDELRTSLGAWASRRVDRYDWKRVTDMHLEYYSRILNGRGKKEPGE from the coding sequence ATGAAAATAGGAATAGTCACAGAATATTTTTTCCCAACGATAGGCGGAATAACGGAAAACGTCCATCACACGGCGATGGAACTGCTGCGGCGCGGTCATGAAATCAGGCTCATCACCGGAGGAACCTCAGAATCCAGAGGAGTCGGACAGGAGATATCCGACAGGATCATCCACATCGGCAAAAGCATTCCGACCTTTTTCAACGGATCCTGCGGGAGGATCTCCACCGGATTCGACCTCTCGAAGCGAATGCGCGGGATCCTTGAGGCGGAGCAGTTCGACATCCTCCATCTGCACTCCCCTCATTTCCCAACGCTTCCGCTTATCGCCGCGATGCAATCAAGCTGCCCGATGGTCGGAACCTTCCACACCTGCATGAACGTAAAACCTCTGTATATGTGGTATGTGAAAAAAATCCGACCCGTAGTTGACAGGCTCGACGGCAAAATCGCTGTCTCCAAAATTTGCGCCGAGGAAAGCGCACAATATGTCGGCGGCCCCTTCGAGATAATACCCAACGGAGTGGATGTCGGCTGGTGGAAAAACGGAGCAAAAAAAATTGGAAAATTCGACGACGGTAAAATCAACATCCTCTTCATCGGAAGGCCCGACACAAGAAACGGCCTCGACATTCTGATAAGAGCTTTTTCAAATATCCACCGGAGATTTCGCAAAACACGGCTAATAGTCGTAGGGGATGGCCCTCTACTTTTTTATTTCAAATCCCTCGTCCCGGATAAAATCAGCGACTCGGTATTTTTTGAAGGCTCAGCGCTAGAAGCCAGGCGTGACTACATGAAAAGTTCGCACATAATGTGTTTCACTCCGGAAATCGCATCGTTCGGAATAACGATCCTCGAGGGGATGAGCGCCGGGATGCCGCTGATAGCCTCTGATATCGAACCATTCGCGGAACTAGTCACAAACGAGGAAAGTGCGCTGCTGATAAATCCCAAAAGCGTAGATGAAATGGAGCATGCCCTTGCAAGGCTCATAAACGACGACGAGCTAAGAACCTCGCTCGGCGCCTGGGCCTCCAGAAGGGTTGACAGATACGACTGGAAGCGCGTAACAGATATGCATCTCGAGTATTACTCCAGAATTTTGAACGGCCGGGGTAAAAAGGAGCCGGGAGAATGA
- a CDS encoding ChaN family lipoprotein, producing MTQSPRQELLAIQKKLWKWNRDMIKRSVLVKEPGFDRYEAAYRNAVKDFKRVSSQDEMIDDVMKSDIIYVGDYHTCNQSQRSFLRILKATVKRTKKFAVGLELLHKRHQKVLDDYLSGREKEEGFLKKIKLKEHWVFDLWENFKPLFDFCRYHKIPIYAIDAAKDGSNVRKRDQATAKLIGEIISSDPDRRLFVFIGDLHIAPKHLPADVDRELSIRDLARNSLILYQNSESIYWDLARQEVEDYVEIVKLKDGNYCRMHTPPVVAQRSYLNWLEHEEGEIDYSDAKSSFIELVDRICDFLKLDVGAAKDEVEVFTSGDLTFLQRLKEKGDFSGKEIAMIKKQILASESYYISKAKIAYLANLSINHAAEEASHFIKNVCSGPESPRELIDAFYANVLHEALGFFGSKLINSRRKCYHEKDFASLLSYFKTIRVPPYRLLECETAHLVIEYLKLEKKGRHLTQAEGLCSRMDLFLSITHALGYMLGDRLYYALIAQQIKKKDVRKLFLDPWRGSGVPVDVYMALRKKLAAVKIPNRM from the coding sequence ATGACACAATCCCCCAGACAGGAACTGCTCGCGATTCAGAAGAAACTCTGGAAGTGGAATCGCGACATGATCAAGCGCTCGGTGCTTGTCAAGGAACCCGGATTCGACAGATACGAGGCGGCGTATCGTAATGCCGTCAAGGATTTCAAGCGTGTTTCCAGTCAGGATGAGATGATAGATGATGTGATGAAATCCGACATTATCTACGTCGGCGACTATCATACCTGCAACCAGTCGCAGCGATCGTTCTTAAGAATACTCAAGGCCACCGTGAAGCGTACCAAAAAATTCGCGGTAGGTCTGGAGCTTCTTCATAAAAGGCATCAGAAAGTCCTCGACGATTATCTATCAGGCAGGGAAAAGGAGGAGGGCTTTTTAAAGAAGATCAAGCTCAAGGAACACTGGGTTTTCGATCTCTGGGAAAATTTCAAGCCCCTCTTCGATTTTTGCCGTTATCACAAGATACCGATCTATGCCATCGATGCCGCTAAGGATGGTTCCAACGTCAGAAAGAGGGATCAGGCGACTGCAAAGCTAATTGGGGAGATCATCAGCTCCGATCCGGACCGCAGGCTTTTCGTCTTCATCGGCGATTTGCACATAGCGCCCAAACATCTTCCTGCCGATGTAGACAGGGAACTTTCAATTCGCGACCTCGCAAGAAATTCGTTGATTCTTTACCAAAACAGCGAATCCATATACTGGGACCTCGCAAGGCAGGAGGTTGAGGACTACGTCGAAATCGTTAAGTTGAAAGATGGCAATTACTGCAGGATGCATACTCCTCCGGTTGTCGCCCAGCGTTCTTATCTCAACTGGCTTGAGCATGAAGAGGGGGAGATCGACTACTCCGATGCGAAATCCAGCTTTATCGAGCTCGTCGATAGGATCTGCGATTTTCTCAAGCTGGACGTTGGTGCCGCGAAAGATGAGGTCGAAGTATTTACCTCGGGAGATCTAACTTTTCTGCAGAGGCTGAAGGAAAAGGGGGATTTTAGCGGCAAGGAGATCGCCATGATCAAGAAGCAGATCCTCGCCAGCGAGAGCTACTATATCTCCAAGGCGAAGATCGCATATCTTGCAAATCTCTCCATCAACCACGCCGCGGAAGAGGCCTCGCATTTCATAAAAAACGTCTGTTCTGGGCCTGAATCTCCGAGAGAGCTCATCGATGCTTTTTATGCAAACGTACTTCATGAGGCACTGGGTTTCTTCGGATCCAAGCTCATCAATAGCAGGAGAAAATGCTATCACGAGAAGGATTTCGCCAGCCTGCTTTCCTATTTCAAGACGATCAGGGTCCCCCCCTATCGCCTCCTTGAATGTGAGACCGCTCATCTTGTAATTGAATACCTGAAACTGGAGAAAAAAGGCAGACACCTGACACAGGCTGAAGGTTTGTGTAGCAGGATGGATCTTTTTCTCTCAATCACGCACGCGCTGGGCTATATGCTGGGCGACAGGCTCTATTATGCGCTGATCGCGCAACAGATAAAAAAGAAGGATGTGCGTAAACTCTTTTTGGACCCGTGGCGCGGCTCCGGCGTTCCTGTCGATGTCTATATGGCCCTCAGAAAAAAGCTTGCCGCCGTAAAAATTCCCAACAGGATGTAA
- a CDS encoding capsule assembly Wzi family protein gives MIKILHLCFFLCILTISSSSFAHPASSYVHVGDRAYRDIEMLVSHGLCYPPIVDQKPFARSEFARMIAEASKNFDENFPLSKETFSDYREYSKYLSKRAFIESALRRLKRYFNDDLLMAGLLEEPAPDLIIKPIREARFDLNYLSEAPLRIISNNGIGKADAVVNPLSDYVEGRHAIFGFQSAIEADTSFNATKYFAAQATFRLEGNMYRNNRGEDIIKPLFQEGYGVLQAADAAITLGRAPISWGPGEHGGLLLTNDPRPLDQIGFSTPSPFQLPWVFRHLGHWRIGLFGANLGPNRDHPYAWLTGYRLSYQPAKYVELGFGNITMMGGEGAPSLSALDVFGEFWGFRPAGTSPDSTNKTNHIMEAAVLIRIPPAAGLTLYGVLANEDKRDTLVRFFRDGSSYLAGFYLPRVGNTGKVSLRFEFKRMCAIMYRHSLYYDGFTLDRLFIGDDLGSNALGTHLRVDMDVNEKVSVGAVFDWDKRGSNIYKNARDPDGSLGDIVVAKRGPSDIRYRFLLEPEYTLGNASSITLRTGYERALNAGYVQGLSRNNWIIALSLKLNLDSKLNFKFY, from the coding sequence ATGATAAAAATTTTACACCTCTGTTTTTTCTTGTGCATTTTGACAATTTCTTCTTCCTCCTTTGCACATCCGGCGAGCAGCTATGTTCATGTGGGTGATAGGGCCTACAGGGATATAGAGATGCTCGTTTCACATGGGCTTTGCTACCCCCCAATCGTCGATCAGAAACCATTTGCACGTTCCGAATTTGCGAGAATGATCGCCGAGGCCTCCAAAAATTTTGACGAAAATTTTCCACTGTCCAAGGAGACCTTTTCCGATTATCGGGAGTATTCCAAATATCTATCTAAGAGGGCATTTATAGAGTCTGCACTTAGGAGGTTGAAGCGTTATTTTAATGATGATCTTCTCATGGCGGGTTTACTTGAGGAGCCTGCGCCTGATCTTATAATCAAGCCGATCAGGGAGGCCAGATTCGATCTGAACTATCTGAGCGAAGCTCCGTTGCGTATCATCAGCAATAACGGTATTGGAAAAGCTGATGCAGTTGTGAATCCTTTGTCTGATTATGTTGAAGGTCGTCATGCTATTTTTGGATTCCAGTCCGCCATTGAAGCTGATACTTCTTTCAATGCTACCAAATATTTTGCTGCCCAAGCCACTTTCAGGCTTGAAGGCAATATGTACAGAAATAACAGAGGCGAAGATATTATAAAGCCGCTCTTCCAAGAGGGATATGGGGTTCTTCAAGCCGCCGATGCCGCGATCACTTTAGGCAGGGCTCCTATATCGTGGGGGCCTGGCGAGCATGGTGGGTTGCTTCTGACCAACGATCCGCGTCCTCTCGATCAAATAGGTTTTTCGACTCCTTCACCATTCCAGCTTCCATGGGTCTTTCGTCATCTCGGACATTGGAGGATAGGGCTATTTGGCGCTAATCTCGGTCCGAATCGCGATCATCCTTATGCGTGGCTGACAGGATATAGACTTTCCTATCAACCTGCAAAATATGTTGAACTTGGATTTGGGAATATTACTATGATGGGTGGAGAGGGGGCGCCCTCGCTCTCGGCGTTGGATGTATTCGGTGAGTTTTGGGGTTTTCGACCTGCGGGAACCTCGCCAGATTCTACAAACAAGACTAATCATATAATGGAAGCAGCGGTCCTGATACGCATTCCCCCTGCGGCGGGGCTTACTCTCTATGGAGTTCTCGCTAATGAAGATAAGAGAGATACTCTCGTCAGATTTTTTAGAGATGGGTCAAGCTACTTGGCCGGCTTTTATCTGCCGCGAGTAGGCAATACCGGAAAGGTGAGCCTTAGGTTCGAGTTCAAACGAATGTGTGCAATAATGTATAGACACTCGCTTTACTACGATGGGTTTACTCTTGATCGACTGTTTATAGGTGACGACCTGGGTTCGAACGCTCTTGGTACTCATTTAAGGGTTGACATGGATGTAAATGAAAAGGTCTCCGTCGGAGCCGTTTTTGATTGGGATAAAAGGGGTTCTAATATATATAAAAACGCAAGGGATCCTGATGGCTCGCTCGGCGATATAGTCGTGGCAAAAAGGGGGCCTAGCGATATTCGCTATCGCTTCCTCCTCGAACCGGAGTATACTTTGGGCAACGCTTCCTCTATAACCCTAAGGACTGGTTATGAGCGTGCCTTAAATGCGGGGTATGTACAGGGGCTTTCTCGTAATAACTGGATTATCGCACTGTCGCTAAAACTTAATTTGGATTCTAAACTAAACTTTAAATTTTATTAG
- a CDS encoding MMPL family transporter produces MVTGHQRGALIATLLLFLAAIYISSGLALKSDLKELLPPDYQSVKELNRALERIGGVGSLIVVAQSPNPDANKKFMDDLASAIDQLPDGLVRYYSYRTDEVRKFYEDHFLYFIDVADLEILHDRLKRKIDYEKFKRTPLFLDLEDGQDDDFTVRTDDIKDRNKGKFETPVSTFDDYYGGDWGRMLIMVIRPYGETITLDSARTLVSSIEGIVDNLNPKSFDPGMSVGFCGNVKSTIEEYETLKHDILSTALLCVALVAAALIIYFLRVRVIFILGLTLLFAVACTFALTRFVIGYLNAQTAFLGSIIVGTGINYGIILVARYIEERKKNLLPPKAMKIALNMTLKSTFLAMATTMVSFMVLLIARIRGLSQFGFIGATGVFLCWLSTVLVLPIFMLASERVLRLVKPKSTVQRKSAFLTLTARLASKSPIVIVVTGVLMFVFAVSIAVRFAPNSIEYDFTKMRNKVSVDSGTEALEKEVSKLFKNSMTPSVVLVERPEQGLEACNAVDEQNMRYPPEERRVGTCHSIYDLLPKDQDAKLAVMKKIDALISQVWVRELEGESRDGIDRLKKSILGRAMEIEDLPDSLTRHFDDLKGNKGSVVFVNPRPGMLLSDGRNLIKFADTIRDIHLADGTLLHAASPSIVFSDLIKIIKAEAPILTLASFFVVVAFVLITLRGMKLSFEIIVGLIWSIVMMIGVAALMDIKINFFNFIVLPLTFGIGVDYSLNIAVRLRQEGPSGVANALRKTGLAVVMCSATTTIGYFVLTVANNQALVTFGQSAVIGDVASLIAGIFVVPATIVVIDRWFRR; encoded by the coding sequence ATGGTCACCGGCCATCAGCGCGGGGCTTTGATCGCAACACTTCTCTTGTTTCTAGCTGCAATTTATATTTCAAGCGGGCTAGCTCTTAAAAGTGATCTTAAAGAGCTCCTCCCTCCTGATTATCAAAGCGTGAAAGAGTTAAACCGTGCTCTTGAAAGAATAGGGGGGGTCGGATCGCTTATAGTCGTTGCCCAAAGTCCAAACCCGGATGCAAACAAAAAATTTATGGACGATCTGGCTTCTGCCATAGATCAGCTGCCAGATGGGCTGGTTAGGTATTACAGCTATCGGACGGATGAGGTTCGCAAGTTTTATGAGGATCATTTTCTCTATTTTATAGATGTGGCAGACCTTGAAATTCTGCACGATCGCCTGAAAAGAAAAATAGATTACGAAAAGTTCAAGCGCACTCCTCTGTTTCTGGATTTGGAGGATGGTCAAGATGATGATTTTACCGTCAGGACTGACGATATAAAGGATAGAAACAAGGGGAAGTTCGAAACCCCCGTATCGACCTTTGACGATTATTACGGTGGTGACTGGGGAAGGATGCTGATTATGGTCATCCGTCCTTATGGTGAGACGATAACTCTCGACTCGGCAAGGACGCTAGTTTCCTCCATTGAGGGAATAGTGGATAATCTGAATCCAAAGTCTTTCGATCCCGGGATGTCGGTCGGTTTTTGTGGGAATGTAAAAAGCACTATTGAGGAATATGAGACTCTAAAACACGATATTCTTTCCACTGCTCTTCTTTGTGTCGCTTTGGTCGCAGCTGCTCTCATTATATACTTTCTCAGGGTAAGAGTTATTTTTATCCTCGGACTGACCCTTCTTTTTGCGGTGGCCTGCACATTTGCTCTGACCAGGTTCGTCATAGGATATTTAAACGCTCAGACTGCATTTCTGGGCTCCATAATTGTTGGCACGGGAATCAATTACGGCATCATTCTGGTGGCGAGATACATAGAGGAACGGAAGAAAAATCTTTTACCACCTAAGGCCATGAAGATTGCGCTCAATATGACTCTCAAATCAACATTTCTTGCCATGGCTACCACGATGGTATCTTTCATGGTTTTGTTGATAGCCAGGATCAGAGGCCTTTCGCAGTTTGGATTTATCGGTGCCACAGGGGTTTTCTTATGTTGGCTTTCCACCGTTTTAGTTTTGCCGATATTTATGCTTGCTTCCGAGCGCGTGTTAAGACTTGTAAAACCGAAGTCGACCGTTCAAAGAAAGAGCGCTTTCCTGACTCTGACCGCCCGTTTGGCCTCGAAATCGCCAATTGTGATAGTTGTCACTGGGGTGCTTATGTTTGTATTTGCCGTCTCTATCGCGGTGAGATTTGCTCCTAATAGCATAGAATACGACTTCACCAAGATGAGGAATAAAGTGTCGGTAGATTCTGGCACAGAGGCTCTTGAAAAAGAGGTCAGTAAGCTTTTTAAAAATTCGATGACGCCATCGGTCGTCCTTGTGGAAAGACCGGAACAGGGGCTGGAAGCATGCAATGCTGTTGATGAACAGAATATGCGGTATCCTCCTGAAGAGCGCAGAGTTGGCACATGCCATTCAATCTACGACCTTCTGCCGAAAGACCAAGATGCCAAGCTTGCCGTGATGAAAAAAATCGACGCCTTGATATCTCAGGTTTGGGTCAGAGAGTTGGAAGGTGAGTCGCGGGATGGTATAGATAGGCTGAAAAAATCCATTTTGGGCAGGGCGATGGAGATAGAGGATCTCCCAGATTCCCTGACAAGACACTTTGACGATCTAAAAGGTAATAAGGGTTCAGTCGTCTTTGTCAATCCACGTCCGGGTATGTTGCTTTCAGATGGGCGTAACCTTATAAAATTCGCCGATACGATAAGGGATATACATCTTGCCGATGGAACATTGCTTCATGCAGCTAGCCCCTCGATAGTCTTCTCCGATCTCATCAAGATAATCAAAGCAGAGGCCCCTATCCTTACGCTGGCTTCATTTTTTGTGGTCGTTGCTTTTGTGCTGATCACATTGAGAGGGATGAAATTGTCTTTTGAGATAATAGTCGGATTGATCTGGTCTATTGTAATGATGATAGGCGTTGCTGCGTTGATGGATATAAAAATAAACTTCTTCAACTTTATCGTTCTGCCGCTTACCTTTGGGATTGGAGTTGATTATTCTTTAAATATCGCTGTGCGATTGAGGCAGGAAGGGCCCTCCGGTGTTGCAAATGCGCTTAGAAAAACCGGCCTTGCTGTAGTGATGTGTTCAGCTACTACCACCATTGGCTATTTTGTGCTGACGGTAGCTAACAATCAGGCCCTTGTCACCTTCGGGCAGAGCGCTGTAATAGGGGATGTGGCCAGCCTCATAGCTGGCATTTTCGTGGTTCCTGCGACCATTGTTGTAATAGACAGATGGTTCAGGAGATAA
- a CDS encoding inositol phosphorylceramide synthase, with translation MATEDLITDKSALKPGELVEERGLPSFSSLFNGVRERALYRLAVVGFDNAILFVMSLLLVGSVLAMGGEIRLFQATVILPLVIMAFAIAVRVKRDPANWYASSTFILRDWIPFVLVVFIYENMHDVAGQVMALDIAGPIMKMDIAIFGVEPTLWAQKIYSPLLTDIMAFSYAIYFALPLFIMFLMSLWGKRFEFRHMALALALCFIFGFLGYVFLPCSPPRYFIEHMFDSPVRLSGIFLYDWLQGQWDGLSVVSGGAFPSLHVGISSIALIYAWKYRNMNLKCKILWYAYIPLVTSLWFATVYLRHHWVVDIFAGWFVAVAGYFISSWAMPVWLRLREKYGLPF, from the coding sequence ATGGCTACCGAGGACTTGATTACGGATAAATCCGCACTGAAACCGGGCGAACTCGTTGAGGAAAGAGGGCTGCCTTCTTTTTCCTCATTATTCAATGGGGTCAGGGAGAGGGCGCTCTACCGCCTTGCTGTAGTTGGATTTGACAACGCGATCCTCTTTGTAATGTCACTGCTGCTCGTGGGGAGCGTCCTTGCGATGGGTGGAGAAATCAGGCTTTTTCAGGCGACCGTGATACTTCCCCTCGTCATCATGGCATTTGCGATTGCGGTGAGGGTCAAACGCGATCCGGCGAACTGGTATGCGTCGTCGACCTTCATTCTTCGTGACTGGATTCCATTCGTCCTCGTGGTTTTTATCTATGAGAATATGCACGATGTGGCGGGACAGGTGATGGCGCTGGATATCGCCGGACCAATCATGAAGATGGATATAGCGATATTTGGCGTTGAACCCACGCTTTGGGCGCAGAAAATTTATTCCCCGCTGCTCACGGATATAATGGCATTTTCCTACGCGATATACTTCGCTCTTCCACTGTTTATAATGTTCCTGATGTCGCTTTGGGGAAAGCGCTTCGAGTTCCGCCATATGGCGCTTGCGCTGGCTCTCTGTTTCATATTCGGATTTCTCGGTTACGTTTTTCTTCCATGTTCTCCGCCGCGATATTTCATAGAGCATATGTTCGATTCGCCTGTGCGCCTCTCCGGAATTTTTCTCTATGACTGGCTTCAGGGGCAGTGGGATGGTCTTTCAGTGGTCAGCGGTGGAGCGTTTCCAAGTTTGCATGTCGGGATTTCCTCGATCGCCCTGATATACGCATGGAAATACAGGAATATGAATCTCAAGTGCAAAATTTTATGGTATGCCTATATCCCGCTCGTAACAAGTCTTTGGTTTGCGACCGTCTATCTCAGGCATCACTGGGTTGTCGATATATTCGCAGGATGGTTTGTGGCAGTGGCAGGATATTTTATCTCTAGCTGGGCTATGCCGGTATGGCTTCGCCTGCGCGAAAAATACGGGCTTCCGTTTTAA
- a CDS encoding inositol-3-phosphate synthase: MLVGLGAISTTFIAGIDAIRSGRTKPYGSLTQMGTIRLGKRTEYNIPKVCNFLPLAKLEDIEIAAWDIFEDDAYVAAKKAGVLDYQDLEAARPALEKIVPLRGVFDREWVKKLDGKYIKNGRTKMDLANQVMEDIKTFQKNSGCSRVVMVWCASTEVFTPIEEVHKSVKNFEKGLESNDPKIAPSMIYAYAAIKLGIPFANGAPNLSVDTPALQELANEYRAPICGKDFKTGQTLMKTILAPGLRSRLLGLSGWFSTNILGNRDGEVLDDPGSFKTKEESKLSVLDTILQPEINPDLYGNVHHKVRINYYPPRGDAKEGWDNIDIFGWMGYPMQIKVDFLCRDSILAAPLVLDLALFIDLAKRAELRGIQEWLSFYFKSPMVGEGLYPEHNLFIQEMKLKNTLRHLMGEEPITHLGTEYYNI, encoded by the coding sequence ATGCTCGTTGGCCTTGGCGCCATCAGCACGACCTTCATCGCCGGAATCGACGCGATCCGCAGCGGAAGGACGAAACCCTACGGCTCGCTGACCCAGATGGGAACGATTCGTCTTGGCAAAAGGACAGAATATAACATTCCCAAGGTCTGCAACTTCCTGCCACTGGCAAAGCTAGAGGATATAGAGATAGCCGCATGGGATATCTTCGAAGACGACGCCTACGTGGCGGCCAAGAAGGCCGGGGTTCTCGACTACCAGGATCTCGAAGCGGCAAGGCCGGCGCTTGAAAAGATCGTCCCTCTCAGAGGCGTCTTCGACAGGGAATGGGTAAAAAAACTCGATGGGAAATACATAAAGAACGGCAGGACAAAGATGGATCTGGCCAATCAGGTCATGGAGGACATAAAGACCTTCCAGAAGAACAGCGGCTGCTCCAGGGTCGTCATGGTGTGGTGTGCCTCGACTGAAGTCTTCACGCCGATCGAGGAGGTTCACAAGAGCGTGAAAAATTTCGAGAAGGGGCTTGAGTCCAATGACCCTAAGATCGCCCCTTCGATGATATACGCCTACGCCGCAATCAAGCTCGGCATCCCGTTCGCCAATGGCGCACCGAATTTGAGCGTGGATACCCCAGCCCTTCAGGAGCTAGCCAACGAATACAGGGCTCCGATCTGCGGGAAGGATTTCAAAACCGGGCAGACTTTGATGAAGACCATCCTCGCCCCCGGCCTGCGCTCCAGGTTGCTCGGCCTCTCGGGTTGGTTTTCAACAAACATCCTTGGAAACCGCGACGGTGAGGTCTTGGACGACCCGGGTTCATTCAAGACAAAGGAAGAAAGCAAGCTCTCAGTTCTGGACACGATACTTCAGCCCGAGATCAACCCCGACCTCTATGGCAACGTCCATCACAAAGTACGCATCAACTACTACCCTCCACGCGGCGACGCGAAGGAAGGATGGGACAACATCGACATCTTCGGATGGATGGGCTACCCAATGCAAATCAAGGTCGATTTCCTTTGCAGGGATTCGATACTGGCTGCACCGCTCGTGCTGGACTTGGCGCTCTTTATCGACCTGGCCAAGAGGGCTGAACTCCGCGGCATCCAGGAATGGCTCTCCTTCTATTTTAAATCGCCGATGGTCGGAGAAGGTCTCTACCCGGAGCACAATCTATTCATACAGGAGATGAAGTTGAAAAATACGCTGCGCCATCTGATGGGAGAGGAACCGATCACGCATCTCGGAACGGAGTACTACAACATCTAA